The Drechmeria coniospora strain ARSEF 6962 chromosome 02, whole genome shotgun sequence genome has a segment encoding these proteins:
- a CDS encoding Serine/threonine-protein kinase bur-1, with the protein MERAPEPMAGGTSSPRSFALAHVRPKSSFVGCSRISDYDLQGKLGEGTFGEVYRARSRKTGALIALKKIIMHHEKDGFPITALREIKLLKLLSHPNVLRLEDMAVEHPTRSTDKRKKPIIYMATPYMDHDLSGLLDNPSVHFKEAQIKCYMKQLLKGLSYLHDNHILHRDMKAANLLINNQGILQIADFGLARHYDGRTPQPGRAMGDGRRDYTGLVVTRWYRPPELLLQLRQYTTAIDVWGVGCVFGEMLVGKPILAGESDANQLELIWDLMGTPNDDNMPGWKRLPGAEHLSPRSRPGNLQNRFREFGSGAIVLLKDLMKLDWRTRINAVDAMEHSYFKMAPLPLEPHEIPTYEESHELDRRKFHDRKAALPPAPKGGTVGVGPDANGATAGFNSSDGYSGRNGIHGAAGRYRSGHDDRRPAWQRDRGPTSRPPQDRPGNRDDVDYRDRGPPPRGRLPARGADVDTYIPSYPREDAGRRRDDQARDDRHHYLSNDRWNERDRRTRSRSRSPIHGRRDRDRDMYRR; encoded by the exons ATGGAACGCGCTCCCGAGCCGATGGCCGGCGGCACCTCCTCCCCGCGCTCCTTTGCACTTGCTCACGTGCGCCCCAAGTCGAGCTTCGTCGGCTGCTCGCGCATCTCCGATTACGACTTGCAGGGGAAGCTGGGCGAAGGAACGTTTGG CGAGGTCTATCGAGCTcggtcgaggaagacgggCGCGCTCATCGCGCTCAAGAAAATCATCATGCATCACGAAAAGGATGGg TTCCCCATCACGGCCCTGCGAGAGATCAAGCTCCTCAAACTCCTATCGCACCCCAATGTCCTCCGACTGGAAGACATGGCCGTGGAGCACCCGACGAGATCGA CCGACAAGCGCAAGAAACCCATCATATACATGGCGACGCCCTACATGGACCACGACCTGTCGGGCCTTCTCGACAACCCCTCGGTCCACTTCAAGGAAGCGCAGATCAAGTGCTACATGAAGCAGCTGCTCAAGGGCCTCAGCTACCTCCACGACAATCACATCCTGCACCGCGACATGAAGGCGGCCAATCTTCTCATCAACAACCAGGGCATCCTCCAGATTGCCGACTTTGGCCTCGCCCGCCACTACGACGGTCGTACGCCGCAGCCGGGCCGGGCCATGGGCGATGGCCGGCGTGACTACacgggcctcgtcgtcacTCGCTGGTACCGTCCGCCAGAGCTCCTGCTGCAGCTGAGGCAGTACACCACCGCCATCGACGTCTGGGGCGTTGG CTGTGTGTTTGGCGAGATGTTGGTGGGCAAgcccatcctcgccggcgagagcGACGCGAATCAGCTCGAGTTGATCTGGGACCTCATGGGCACGCCCAACGACGATAACATGCCCGGATGGAAGCGGCTCCCCGGGGCGGAGCACCTCTCCCCCCGCTCGAGGCCCGGAAACCTGCAGAACCGGTTCAGAGA GTTTGGCTCGGGGGCGATAGTGTTGCTCAAGGACCTCATGAAGCTCGACTGGCGAACGCGAATCAACGCGGTTGATGCTATGGAGCACTCCTACTTCAAGATGGCGCCCCTGCCATTGGAACCGCACGAGATTCCGACGTACGAGGAGAGCCACGAGCTGGATCGGAGAAAGTTTCACGATCGCAAGGCTGCCCTCCCGCCAGCGCCCAAGGGCGggaccgtcggcgtcggccccgACGCCAACGGGGCCACCGCCGGCTTCAACAGCAGCGACGGCTACAGCGGCCGAAATGGCatccacggcgccgccggcaggtACCGAAGCGGTCATGACGACcggcggccggcgtggcAGCGAGATCGTGGACCGACGTCGCGACCGCCGCAGGATCGACCGGGCAATCGAGACGACGTCGACTACCGGGACCgggggccgccgccgagagggCGGCTTCCCGCTCGAGGAGCCGACGTGGACACGTACATACCAAGCTACCCCCGCGAAGACGCGGGACGACGTAGGGATGACCAGGCTCGGGACGATCGCCACCACTACCTGAGCAACGATCGATGGAACGAGCGGGACCGGCGGACGAGAAGCCGCAGCAGATCCCCCATCCACGGCAGACGAGACCGGGATCGCGACATGTaccgacgatga
- a CDS encoding asparaginase, whose translation MSPSQLHQIDADLPESRVLIIGTGGTICMQEGPDGLTPSQGFLDSAMKPRPSFNDMSGLDVKLHAYRNGELITIDSLRTPPTAHQRHIRYGILEFDPLLDSSSIEAADWAAMASTVKENYHLFDGFVILHGTDSLAYTASALSFMFSNLGKPVILTGSQAPIFALQSDAVDNLLGSLIIAGTYVIPEVGLFFHHKLYRGNRTTKVSAASFEAFASPNCEPLAKVNGLGISVNWPLVLRPTAIAEFSVNKHLDTTHVACLRIFPGIKPEMVDAVLHLPGLRGLILETFGMGNVPGGVDGRLTQVIEAAVERGVIVVNVSQCVSGFVSPVYAPGTQLGRVGVIFGLDLTAEAALAKLSYLLALPGLSSKEVAEQFARSLRGEMTEIAHPTFSHPSAPLDPAASRLTPQESAFAALGYAIQNEEVGVVKQLLEGEGSQLLQTADYAANTAVHLAAVSGNTEIMLELLRRGASVHERNRADNSPLFLAILSGKEDCAQLLRLAGAHLSVEEIERGPLAKHARDATNEREQ comes from the exons ATGTCACCATCGCAGCTTCACCAGATCGACGCCGATCTCCCCGAGTCTCGTGTCCTCATCATCGGCACCGGAGGCACGATATGCATGCAAGAGGGTCCTGATGGCCTCACCCCGAGCCAAGGCTTCCTGGACAGCGCCATGAAGCCGCGGCCGTCCTTCAACGACATGTCGGGTCTTGATG TCAAGCTCCATGCCTACCGAAATGGCGAGCTCATCACCATCGACTCCCTCCGGACCCCTCCCACCGCCCACCAGCGCCATATTCGCTACGGCATCCTCGAGTTCGACCCTCTCCTCGACTCGTCCTCCATCGAGGCCGCTGACTGGGCCGCCATGGCGTCCACCGTCAAGGAAAACTACCACCTCttcgacggcttcgtcatCCTCCACGGCACCGACTCCCTCGCCTACACCGCATCCGCCCTCTCCTTCATGTTCTCCAACCTCGGCAAGCCCGTCATCCTCACCGGCTCCCAGGCGCCCATCTTTGCCCTCCAgagcgacgccgtcgacaacctCTTGGGCTCGCTCATCATCGCCGGCACCTACGTCATCCCCGAGGTCGGCCTCTTCTTCCACCACAAGCTCTACCGCGGGAACCGGACGACCAaggtctcggccgcctccttcgaGGCCTTCGCCAGCCCGAACTGTGAACCCCTCGCCAAGGTcaacggcctcggcatcaGCGTCAACTGGCCGCTCGTCCTGCGACCCACCGCCATAGCTGAATTCTCCGTCAACAAGCACCTCGACACCACCCACGTCGCCTGTCTGCGCATCTTCCCCGGCATCAAGCCCGAGAtggtcgatgccgtcctccACCTGCCTGGCCTGCGCGGTCTCATCCTCGAGACCTTTGGCATGGGCAACGTCCCcggaggcgtcgacggccgcctcacCCAAGTCatcgaggctgccgtcgagcgcggcgtcatcgtcgtcaacgTCAGCCAGTGCGTCAGCGGCTTCGTCTCCCCCGTCTATGCCCCGGGCACCCAGCTCGgtcgcgtcggcgtcatcttcggcctcgacctcacCGCCGAGGCTGCCCTCGCCAAGCTCTCGTACCTGCTCGCCTTGCCGGGCCTCTCGAGCAAGGAAGTCGCCGAACAGTTCGCCCGCTCTCTGCGTGGCGAGATGACCGAGATTGCGCACCCGACCTTCTCGCACCCGTCCGCACCCCTCGATCCGGCCGCCTCGCGTCTTACCCCTCAGGAAtccgcctttgccgccctcggctACGCCATCCAGAACGAagaggtcggcgtcgtgaAGCAACttctcgagggcgagggcagcCAGCTGCTCCAGACAGCCGACTACGCCGCCAACACGGCCGtgcacctcgccgccgtgtccGGAAATACCGAGATCATGCTTGAGCTTCTACGCCGCGGCGCCAGCGTCCATGAGCGGAACCGTGCCGACAACTCGCCTCTCTTTCTCGCCATTCTCTCCGGCAAGGAAGACTGTGCCCAGCTCCTGAGGCTCGCCGGCGCTCACCTATccgtcgaggagattgaGCGTGGGCCTCTCGCCAAGCACGCGCGTGACGCTACGAATGAGCGAGAGCAGTGA
- a CDS encoding hypothetical protein (related to Qri7p): MTTTSASPSSAFSPTKKSYIAIGLEGSANKLGIGVMQHTASSTTILSNLRHTFVPPPGAGFLPKDTAAHHRSHFVSLAREALRVAAVSPGDVDCICFTQGPGMGAPLSSVAVAARVLSLLWGKPLVGVNHCVGHIEMGRQITGAENPVVLYVSGGNSQVIAYAERRYRIFGETLDIAVGNCLDRFARILAISNDPAPGYNIEQLAKQSRRLLDLPYAVKGMDCSFSGILASAEALAAQMRAAGDEADFTAADLCFSLQETVFAMLVEITERAMAHVGTSQVLIVGGVGCNERLQEMMGEMARERGGSVYATDERFCIDNGIMIAHAGLLAYEMGYRTKLAESQCTQRFRTDEVYVNWRD, from the coding sequence ATGACGACAACGAGCGCctcaccctcctcggccttctcgccgacgaagaagTCCTAcatcgccatcggcctcgagggctcCGCCAAcaagctcggcatcggcgtcatgCAGCACacagcctcgtcgacgacgatcctCTCCAACCTGCGGCACACCTTCGTCCCCCCGCCAGGTGCAGGCTTCCTCCCCAAGGACACGGCTGCGCACCACCGGTCGCACTTTGTCTCTCTCGCGCGGGAGGCCctgcgcgtcgccgccgtctcgcccgGCGACGTTGATTGCATCTGCTTCACCCAAGGGCCCGGCATGGGCGCGCCCCTGtccagcgtcgccgtcgccgcccgcgtACTCAGCCTGCTCTGGGGGAAacccctcgtcggcgtgaaCCACTGCGTCGGCCACATCGAGATGGGCCGCCAGATCACGGGTGCCGAGAACCCCGTCGTGCTCTACGTCTCCGGCGGCAACTCGCAGGTCATCGCCTACGCCGAGCGACGGTACCGCATCTTTGGCGAAACGCTcgacatcgccgtcggcaactGCCTCGACCGCTTCGCCCGCATCCTGGCCATCAGCAACGACCCCGCCCCCGGATACAAcatcgagcagctcgccaagcagagccgccgcctcctcgacctgcCCTACGCCGTCAAGGGCATGGACTGCTCCTTCAGCGGCATCCTCGCGAGcgccgaggccctcgccgcccagatgcgcgccgccggtgacgaggccgacttCACCGCGGCCGACCTCTGCTTCAGCCTGCAGGAGACCGTCTTTGCCATGCTCGTCGAGATCACCGAGCGCGCCATGGCCCACGTGGGCACCAGCCAGGTCTTgatcgtcggcggcgtcggctgcAACGAGAGGCTGCAGGAGATGATGGGCGAGATGGCGCGCGAGAGGGGCGGGAGCGTCTACGCCACCGACGAGAGGTTCTGCATCGACAACGGCATCATGATCGCCCACGCGGGACTGCTGGCCTACGAGATGGGGTACAGAACCAAGCTGGCCGAGAGCCAGTGCACGCAGAGGTTTAGGACCGACGAGGTCTATGTCAATTGGAGGGACTGA
- a CDS encoding Snf1 kinase complex beta-subunit Gal83: MGNNHSSASKSPAPAAAGAGASPQTHQTPTQTTSADKVNQQQHQQQHSQHQGSPHHHDSARGSQRRDGRNIIAAHTTHRSAAPPEASLALAQGSTVANRPRSSLPGTAVSSLSGSPLSNLSSTPAAGSKAIPARDEPSKPVDVPVEPSPLRTAHREPPQADGHLVSNSSMTDMYLRGPPRLPLPIDEEVHTPGSPILAPDEDLGDVELGECSDGLTRKSSAVSQNTLDEDEDEELRVDKTRPVVPTRLEWNRGGEKVYVTGTIFQWNRKQRLHPVEGKPGCFAATIHILPGTHHVRFLVDGIMQTSQDLPTTVDFGNNLVNYIEVSPDDVPAAQKRPARPGGGSGSASRTSSQAKDQPRAPRGKAVDPPESYHSAIPQYLVDFDQPEESLAYRNAVSAIEKLPTPPSLPGFLGKPILNAATLMKDDNSVLNMPNHTVLNHLATSSIKNNVLAVSATTRYHSKYVTTIMYKPTSADEG; encoded by the exons ATGGGGAACAACCACTCATCGGCCTCCaagtcgccggcgccggctgctgctggtgcagGCGCTTCCCCGCAGACGCATCAGACGCCGACGCAGACGACTTCGGCCGACAAAGTCAACCAGCAACAacatcagcagcagcacagTCAACACCAAGGCAGCCCGCATCACCACGATTCCGCCCGCGGCAGCCAACGCAGGGACGGCCGCaacatcatcgccgcccacACGACGCACCGCTCGGCCGCGCCTCCGGAGGCGTCGCTGGCCCTCGCCCAGGGCTCGACCGTCGCCAaccggccgaggagcagccTGCCGGGCACCGCCGTTTCCTCCCTCAGCGGCTCTCCGCTCAGCAATCTCTCGtccacgccggcggccgggtcGAAAGCCATCCCCGCGCGGGACGAGCCCTCGAAACCGGTCGACGTGCCCGTCGAGCCGTCGCCCCTCCGCACCGCCCACCGCGAGCCGCcccaggccgacggccatctCGTCTCCAACAGCAGCATGACCGACATGTACCTCCGAGGGCCGCCGCGCCTGCCCCTAcccatcgacgaggaagtTCACACGCCGGGGTCCCCGATCCTGGCccccgacgaggacctgggcgacgtcgagctcggggaGTGCTCCGACGGCTTGACAAGAAAGAGTTCCGCCGTGAGCCAGAACAcgctggacgaggacgaggacgaggagctgcggGTCGACAAAACGAGGCCCGTGGTCCCGACGAGGCTCGAATGGAATCGCGGCGGTGAAAAGGTCTACGTCACCGGCACCATCTTCCAGTGGAACCGGAAGCAGAGGTTACATCCTGT CGAGGGCAAGCCGGGATGCTTCGCCGCGACGATCCACATACTGCCCGGAACGCACCATGttcgcttcctcgtcgacgggatCATGCAGACGTCGCAGGATCTGCCCACGACGGTCGACTTTGGCAACAATTTGGTCAATTACATCGAGGTCAGCCCGGACGATGTGCCTGCGGCCCAGAAGCGCCCGGCCCGGCCCGGCGGCGGGTCGGGGAGTGCTTCGCGAACCAGCTCGCAGGCAAAGGACCAGCCCAGGGCACCGAGgggcaaggccgtcgaccCGCCGGAAAGCTACCACAGCGCGATCCCTCAGTACCTGGTCGACTTTGACCAGCCCGAGGAGTCTTTGGCGTACAGGAACGCCGTGTCGGCCATCGAGaagctgccgacgccgccgagcctgCCGGGCTTCCTCGGCAAGCCGATCCTCAACGCGGCGACGCTCATGAAGGACGACAACAGCGTGCTCAACATGCCCAACCACACGGTGCTGAACCATctggcgacgagcagcatcAAGAACAacgtcttggccgtctcggcgacgaccagATATCACAGCAAG TACGTCACCACCATCATGTACAAGCCGACCTCGGCAGACGAGGGCTAA
- a CDS encoding ubiquitin hydrolase produces the protein MGRCHDRLPHRNNADRVSRHQSFNIDSPNDMVIDNDEYGAVADAFEKEPVAIIHPDDNGETDRQLQDLPMANDHETMKDLVLPPLIDEPRILQDFEHTWTVENWRSLGKREHGPVFEAGGYPWRILLFPHGNNTDQCSVYLEHGFDANAVPDNWSCCLQFALVLWNPNDPTLFTHHAAHHRFTKEEGDWGFTRFVEHRRMFNVTWEHGSRPLCENDTANITAYLRFVEDETGVLWHNFVNYDSKKETGYVGLKNQGATCYLNSLLQSLYFTNAFRKAVYEIPTENEDDMMNSAYTLQRLFYQLQTSEQAVGTNELTKSFGWETRHIFEQQDVQELSRKLMERMEEKMKGTKAENSLSKMFSGKIKTYISCINVDYESSRVEDFWDIQLNVSGNADLAAAFRDYIQVEKMDGENQYFAGDQFKLQDANKGVIFTSFPDVLHLQLKRFEYDIQRDMMMKINDRYEFPDTFDAAPYLTDDADRSEPWVYQLHGVLVHSGDLNAGHYYAFIKPEKDGWFYKYDDDKVTRATMREVMEENFGGEYRPANGFPRAPLQKKAPIMRQNSAYMLVYIRQTRIDSILYQVTQEDIPRHLHERFDEENALREARRREQREAHLYMIAKVITDDTFRRYGGTDLCAFDADADADDAAPKSYRILRTMSMEEFAVQVAQDMGQDPAKVRLWLMVNRQNKTIRPDQPIMDLRPTVEEIYNRAAAHRDTSLRLWAEVADEVGPDGEPIWPSYQSQANGVIVKNDTILLLLKYFDREEQTLKGVGHVYIGKEKKVEELVPLILQRMGWAGLQADERLLLWEEIKPTMIEPLKPKQSLKLAELQDGDIICFQRTVEKAGQAEKPVQEPNRTAEHFEDAKEYYDFLEHRRTVRFHPHPTRCDQDQYPPFDLVLNAKINYDTMSERIGNYLSTPPTHIRLWTVNGTTNNPKAPVRRSTNPTLRQILNPMGSNSLSSTQRNDAFFFEVLEMSLAELDTKKSVKVVWLAEGITKEELFDLLVPKTGNLEHVVQALVKKAQIPDEAEGGPIRIYEASTNRFYREPPRDGPVLNLNDYTQLYAERIPKDELGADDNSFVHVFHFQGELNRSHGIPFKFLLQEGEKFVDTKKRLEKRTGLKGKSFEKIKFAVIRRSNYSKPQYINDDDELWNMVSPEDDFLGMDHVDRTRTLRNGVGDLFLK, from the exons ATGGGGCGATGCCATGACCGTCTGCCGCACCGGAACAATGCTGACCGTGTATCCCGCCACCAGAGCTTTAACATCGACTCCCCGAACGACATGGTCATCGATAACGACGAGTacggtgccgtcgctgaCGCCTTCGAGAAGGAGCCCGTTGCCATCATCCACCCCGACGACAATGGCGAGACCGACCGGCAACTTCAAGACCTGCCAATGGCTAACGATC ACGAGACAATGAAGGACCTGGTGCTTCCGCCGTTGATAGACGAGCCCAGGATCCTCCAAGACTTCGAGCACACTTGGACCGTCGAGAACTGGCGTAGCCTGGGCAAGCGGGAGCACGGTCCCgtcttcgaggccggcggctATCCATG GCGCATCCTTCTTTTCCCCCACGGCAACAACACGGATCAGTGCTCCGTCTACTTGGAGCACGGCTTCGATGCCAACGCCGTTCCCGACAACTGGAGTTGCTGCTTGCAGTTTGCCCTCGTGCTCTGGAACCCCAACGATCCGACCCTCTTCACCCACCACGCAGCCCATCACCGCTTCacgaaggaggagggggactGGGGCTTCACACGCTTCGTCGAGCACCGGAGAATGTTCAACGTCACTTGGGAGCATGGCAGTCGCCCGCTTTGCGAAAACGACACGGCCAACATCACGGCCTATCTGcgcttcgtcgaggatgagacGGGCGTTTTGTGGCACAACTTTGTCAACTACGACTCCAAAAAGGAGACGGGATACGTTGGCCTAAAGAACCAGGGCGCCACCTGCTACCTGAACTCTCTCCTCCAATCATTGTACTTCACAAACGCGTTTCGAAAG GCCGTGTACGAAATTCCGACGGAGAATGAAGATGACATGATGAACTCGGCTTATACCCTTCAGCGACTTTTCTACCAGCTGCAGACGTCGGAGCAAGCCGTCGGCACCAACGAGTTGACAAAGTCCTTCGGCTGGGAGACCCGGCACATTTTTGAGCAGCAGGACGTCCAGGAGCTCTCGCGCAAGCTGATGGAGCGAATGGAAGAAAAGATGAAGGGCACAAAGGCGGAGAACAGCCTCTCCAAAATGTTCAGCGGCAAGATCAAGACGTACATCTCCTGTATCAACGTGGATTACGAGTCGAGCCGCGTCGAGGACTTTTGGGACATTCAGCTCAACGTGAGCGGCAATGCagatctcgccgccgccttccgGGACTATATCCAAGTGGAGAAGATGGACGGCGAGAACCAGTACTTCGCCGGCGACCAGTTTAAGCTGCAGGACGCCAACAAGGGCGTCATCTTCACCAGCTTCCCCGACGTTCTCCACCTCCAGCTCAAGCGCTTCGAGTACGACATCCAGAGGGACATGATGATGAAGATCAACGACAGATACGAGTTCCCCGACACGTTCGACGCCGCCCCCTACCTCACGGATGATGCCGACCGGTCGGAGCCGTGGGTCTACCAACTtcacggcgtcctcgtccacaGCGGCGACCTCAACGCCGGCCACTACTACGCGTTTATCAAGCCGGAGAAGGATGGCTGGTTTTACAAGTACGACGATGATAAGGTCACCCGGGCCACCATGAGAGAGGTCATGGAGGAAAACTTTGGAGGCGAATACCGCCCCGCAAACGGCTTCCCTCGCGCGCCTCTGCAGAAGAAGGCGCCCATCATGCGCCAAAACAGCGCGTACATGTTGGTGTACATCCGGCAAACGAGGATCGACAGTATCCTCTATCAGGTCACCCAGGAGGATATTCCACGGCATCTGC ACGAGCGGTTCGACGAGGAGAATGCGCTCAGGGAGGCGCGACGACGCGAGCAACGAGAGGCCCATCTGTACATGATAGCAAAGGTCATCACGGACGACACGTTCCGACGGTACGGCGGCACCGATCTCTGCGCGttcgacgccgatgccgacgccgacgacgccgcgccAAAGTCCTACCGGATCCTTCGAACCATGAGTATGGAGGAGTTCGCTGTCCAGGTTGCCCAAGATATGGGTCAGGACCCTGCCAAGGTGCGGCTGTGGCTCATGGTCAACAGACAAAACAAGACGATTCGTCCCGACCAGCCGATCATGGATTTGCGGCCAACGGTGGAGGAGATCTACAACCGCGCGGCCGCACATCGCGACACGAGCCTGCGACTGTGGGCCGAAGTCGCCGATGAAGTTGGTCCGGATGGCGAGCCCATCTGGCCGTCGTATCAGAGTCAGGCGAACGGCGTCATTGTCAAAAACGACAcgatcctcctcctcctcaaaTACTTTGACCGCGAGGAGCAAACGCTGAAAGGCGTCGGCCACGTATATATCGGCAAGGAAAAGaaggtcgaggagctcgtcccTCTGATTCTCCAGCGGATGGGCTGGGCTGGGCTGCAAGCGGACGAAAGACTGCTTCTCTGGGAG GAAATCAAACCGACGATGATTGAGCCCTTGAAGCCTAAGCAATCTctcaagctcgccgagctgcaggACGGGGACATCATTTGCTTCCAAAGAACGGTCGAGAAGGCGGGACAGGCTGAAAAGCCGGTGCAGGAACC AAATCGGACCGCCGAGCACTTCGAGGATGCGAAAGAATACTACGACTTCCTGGAGCACAGGAGGACGGTTCGGTTCCACCCCCATCCTACCCGGTGCGATCAGGATCAGTACCCCCCGTTTGACCTCGTGCTCAACGCCAAGATCAACTACGACACAATGTCTGAGCGAATTGGCAACTACCTTTCCACTCCCCCCACACACATTCGTCTATGGACCGTCAACGGCACCACCAACAACCCCAAGGCACCGGTCCGGCGCAGCACGAACCCGACTCTGCGACAGATCTTGAACCCGATGGGATCCAACTCGCTCAGCTCGACGCAAAGAAACGACGCCTTCTTCTTCGAAGTATTGGAGATGAGtctcgccgagctggatACCAAGAAGAGCGTCAAGGTTGTTTGGCTGGCAGAGGGAATCACCAAGGAG GAGCTCTTCGACCTGCTTGTTCCCAAGACTGGGAACCTTGAGCACGTCGTCCAGGCCCTCGTCAAGAAGGCGCAGATtcccgacgaagccgagggtGGGCCGATTCGAATATACGAGGCAAGCACTAACAGGTTTTATCGCGAGCCGCCTCGGGACGGTCCCGTCTTGAATCTCAATGACTACACGCAGCTGTACGCCGAACGTATTCCCAAGGACGAACTCGGAGCCGATGACAACAGTTTCGTTCACGTCTTCCACTTCCAGGGCGAGCTTAACCGGTCGCATGGCATTCCGTTCAAGTTTCTTTTGCAGGAG GGGGAGAAGTTTGTCGACACCAAGAAGCGTCTCGAGAAGCGCACCGGTCTGAAGGGCAAGAGCTTCGAGAAGATCAAGTTTGCCGTCATCCGACGTTCAAACTACTCGAAGCCGCAGTACATCAACGACG ATGACGAGCTCTGGAACATGGTTTCCCCTGAGGACGACTTCTTGGGCATGGATCACGTGGATAGAACCCGGACATTGCGGAATGGAGTCGGTGATCTTTTTCTCAAGTGA
- a CDS encoding histone acetyltransferase complex component Epl1, translating to MSSRKVRVKKLSVKTVLPVLREGQIDPSEYETLTTDNQVATGVEQAEENEYHLQTILKDAGTSNDQEIPVPPPQESDINYDDLYPSSFHQPFSYIRFSQTVEECITCQYDITVEDDEFLKVYNGKSPTGGPLSEDDFEYMMEVFEDTAAEQTPFASVDNTVVPYDVMVPGLNHLGSASILEHAKAIYEYWRTRRQGLGNKPLHPSLKFEIHQETDDTDPFVCFRRREARQTRKTRGRDVKIAETLKRLRRELEDGRQVVLLSYEREVQKRELLQLDRALFEERARLKQIKTRLGIKDADDDLVNAKVCDSRCVPLNRSVLIRQKPLKRKPAEPAAAQRPAGTQLRPPVRSDGRTLEQELVLLSDLLTQKEKELREEIESKVQNHRRWNQNHIDLTRDPLSPVKEQGTELKFRPAMTQYLMTPPASTSSESMEVDDDAVDAMAVDRPDPPVFHFKAGDLGGDHATTNQPSFRRRIGRLNRLWIDRRGLSTPPREVTDYSDRWKYDSDDDEVDPPVYEVDPFDTRALKFRATIPLGQYMFRAGRPQVPQDAANAGPAGNRILPPPQMPAATAAVAQPPQVQATTS from the exons ATGTCGTCCCGCAAAGTCCGGGTCAAGAAACTCAGTGTCAAAACCGTCCTCCCGGTCCTCCGCGAGGGCCAGATTGACCCCTCGGAGTACGAGACGCTCACGACCGACAATCAAGTCGCCACCGGCGTCGAGCAAGCCGAGGAAAAT GAGTACCATCTTCAAACCATCCTCAAGGATGCGGGCACCAGCAATGACCAGGAAATCCCGGTGCCGCCTCCGCAGGAGAGCGACATCAACTATGATGACCTCTATCCCAGCTCCTTTCACCAACCCTTCTCCTACATCCGCTTCTCGCAGACCGTAGAGGAGTGCATCACTTGTCAGTATGACAtcaccgtcgaggatgacgagttCCTCAAGGTGTACAACGGTAAATCTCCGACCGGTGGTCCCCTCTCGGAGGATGATTTTGAGTACATGATGGAAGTCTTCGAGgacacggcggcggagcAGACACCCTTCGCCTCCGTCGACAACACTGTTGTCCCGTATGACGTCATGGTGCCCGGGCTGAACCATCTCGGTTCCGCCTCGATCCTCGAGCACGCCAAAGCCATCTATGAGTAttggaggacgaggcggcaggGCTTGGGCAACAAGCCGCTGCACCCGAGTCTCAAGTTTGAGATTCACCAAGAAACGGATGACACGGATCCCTTCGTCTGCTTCAGGAGACGAGAAGCAAGGCAAACGAGGAAGACGCGTGGCCGTGACGTCAAGATTGCCGAAACTCTCAAACGTCTCCGCCGGGAGCTGGAAGACGGTCGCCAGGTGGTGCTGCTGTCGTACGAGCGCGAGGTCCAGAAGCGAGAGCTGCTGCAGCTGGACAGGGCGCTTTTCGAAGAGAGAGCCAGGCTGAAGCAGATCAAGACCCGCTTGGGCATCAAGGATGCTGATGATGACCTCGTCAACGCAAAGGTATGTGACAGCCGGTGCGTCCCCTTGAACCGCTCGGTGCTGATTCGGCAAAAGCCCCTGAAGCGCAAGCCCGCCGAGCCGGCAGCGGCACAGCGGCCGGCAGGGACGCAGCTGCGGCCGCCCGTTCGCTCCGACGGGCGGACGCTCGAGCAAGAGCTGGTCCTCCTTTCCGATCTGCTCACGCAGAAGGAAAAGGAGCTGAGGGAGGAGATTGAGAGCAAAGTGCAGAACCACCGGAGGTGGAACCAGAACCACATTGATCTCACTCGAGATCCTCTCTCGCCTGTCAAGGAACAGGGCACCGAGCTCAAGTTCAGGCCGGCCATGACGCAGTACCTCATGACACCGcctgcgtcgacgtcgtccgagtccatggaagtcgacgacgacgcggtcGATGCCATGGCCGTGGACAGGCCGGATCCTCCCGTATTCCACTTCAAGGCCGGGGACCTGGGCGGAGACCACGCGACGACGAATCAGCCTTCGTTCCGGCGACGCATCGGACGTCTGAATCGATTGTGGATCGACCGACGGGGGTTGTCGACTCCTCCGCGAGAGGTGACCGATTACTCGGACCGGTGGAAGTACGACtctgacgatgacgaggtcgaccCGCCGGTGTACGAGGTCGATCCATTCGACACTCGTGCCTTGAAGTTTCGAGCGACGATTCCTCTGGGCCAGTACATGTTCCGAGCCGGTCGGCCGCAGGTGCCTCAGGATGCCGCGAATGCCGGTCCAGCTGGAAACAGAATTCTGCCGCCACCAcagatgccggcggcgacggcggcagtgGCACAGCCTCCGCAGGTccaggcgacgacgtcgtga